AATTGGTATGAGAATGAGCCTCATTTTTGTTTAAGATCTCTCATTTCACAATCTGATGGCCGAAATTGACTGCCTAGAGTTGGTCACAACACAATAAACAAGAATTCAGATTCTCTTTCACACCTTAGTATGGTAACTCGAGACTGCAATCTCATGCAAAACCAGTTTACTTAGTATGTCATTTAACCAAATTTGCATGTAGATGTAATACGTAATCATCATCATGCAGcgcatcttcttcttttttttatgatgcAGCACATCTTTAATTTTAGCCAAATTTGCATGCAGCAATATCCTGATAATGTTTGGCTCTAGAAGATGCACCATCTTGCATTGCCTCTGCCATGGCCAAAAGTTTttgtaatgttattttttaatttagtttcaaGGCTTGAGCTTTTTTACATCAAACTTTAGTTGTTTTTTTGGTAGACTCCTACTTATATATACTATTTAGTTATGTCTCTAGACGATGTGAAATTTACAACACACATCTGTCACGTCAAAGACTTGCATTTTGAGCATGAGCTTTACAAAACTGAACAACCGCAAGGTGATTTAATGACAAATAGCAAATAGGCCCAACAACAATCACTTGCATAAGTTTTTTGACACCATCTTAAAATTTAGATGAGTTGGTATTGTTCTTAAAATCGATACATGGAGATGGATGGTCACACAGGTTCTATATTACTATTGATTACTAATTACTCGTCACAAATGCAAATCATAAGTATGGATGGCCACCTACTCACTAAAACAAGCATGAATACATGTGGTAGGGAGTTCATCCCTCGTTAACAACAATCTAATGTTAGATGAACTAAAATGGAAAAAGCAACACATACAAATAGTGCCATAGTGATCAAACCACACTCTCAAATCAGTGTCAACGTAATTCCCTACCTAAGAAATGCAATTAATGCATGGTACTGATTTTGATCCAAACCGTAATTTTGGATGAGTCAACATTAAATCatcaataagaataaaaattttgaCGAATTAGCTTGAGAAGATTTCAGGGTCAACGACAATGAGCCTTGCACATATGGTGGCAATCATAGAAACAAGGTCCACCACAGTGAAGAGGACAATCCAGCCTCAAGCCTCGGCACCTTGTTCTTGCCATGCATTGTGCATACTCCCCCATCCTATAGTCTTCATTATTTGATGTGTGATAATGCCTCACTCTTTGTTTCCCTTTGCCATGTCTTGCTTCCCTTCTACACCCCCATTTCCACCATCCACCACCTCCACCACCCCATCCCCATCCACTCCCTCCTCCACCACCGCCACCGCCACCCCCTCCCCCACCGCCCCATCCCCATCTAaaccctcctcctcctcctccaccaccaccacctcctctATAATACCAACTATCTTTGCTTGTGTTGAACAAAACTTCATTCAAGGAAAGATTATGTTTTCCTTTTAATCCATTCCTTTCACCTTGATGTGAGAGACTTGCTAAAGTGTCATTGCCTTGACTACGATCTGTGACATTTTTCAGCTCTTCACCTCTAAGCTCAACAATTGTCACCACAAGGATTAAGCATAGAACCCGAAAATTTCTCAAGGCCACCATCTTTTTGACACGCtatagagagaaaaaggaatgtTTAATGTGAAGCATTTGTGACTGTTCAATATATGCTTTTCCATCAACAGGTCCCCACTTGACCGGATCTTCGTATAAAATATTCCAAAAACACTTTTAGGTAGTAAAAATTGAGATGCCTTAGCCTTCACTTTGTCCCCACAGGGAAAATATCGTAGCAATGAGTTGTTTCAAACA
This region of Glycine soja cultivar W05 chromosome 17, ASM419377v2, whole genome shotgun sequence genomic DNA includes:
- the LOC114391772 gene encoding late embryogenesis abundant protein M17-like; the encoded protein is MVALRNFRVLCLILVVTIVELRGEELKNVTDRSQGNDTLASLSHQGERNGLKGKHNLSLNEVLFNTSKDSWYYRGGGGGGGGGGGFRWGWGGGGGGGGGGGGGGSGWGWGGGGGGWWKWGCRREARHGKGKQRVRHYHTSNNEDYRMGEYAQCMARTRCRGLRLDCPLHCGGPCFYDCHHMCKAHCR